In Methanoregula sp., a single window of DNA contains:
- the artA gene encoding archaeosortase A has protein sequence MIGTEYLALVSCIGFLAFLFPGPHRKYAAIGGWFFIVLTLFSLLPEYFRENNFMYPAIAALSVPFFVITSRDLLSGNECAINLSRAAAVAFLVYAPFGFNQIPLFAGIGNWLISLVVSHLLWILEILHFTAGLTCIDPVSAQLVTSGTCENLLENVFTRNGYSVEIILGCTGIQSIAIMLGVAAAVPTSLWQKVSAFLIIAPTIYFLNLLRNVFVIIAYTDQWFPFGADIAGNGSPGYESFFWAHNVIAELLALACLVVIAYGLFSIIPKLGIFADDLYCLYRDEVKKALW, from the coding sequence ATGATCGGAACAGAATACCTGGCGCTTGTTTCCTGTATCGGATTCCTGGCGTTCCTCTTCCCCGGCCCTCACCGGAAATATGCTGCGATCGGCGGATGGTTTTTCATTGTCCTGACTCTTTTTTCCCTGCTTCCGGAATATTTCCGTGAGAACAATTTCATGTATCCGGCCATTGCTGCACTGTCTGTCCCGTTTTTTGTTATCACATCCCGGGATCTCCTTTCAGGAAACGAATGTGCCATCAACCTTTCACGGGCAGCGGCCGTGGCGTTCCTGGTTTACGCTCCGTTCGGTTTTAACCAGATTCCTCTCTTTGCAGGGATAGGGAACTGGTTAATCTCGCTTGTTGTCAGTCATCTTCTCTGGATACTAGAGATTCTTCATTTTACCGCAGGACTAACGTGCATAGATCCGGTTTCTGCACAACTCGTAACCTCGGGAACCTGTGAAAACCTGTTGGAAAATGTCTTTACCCGCAATGGTTACAGTGTTGAAATCATTCTTGGATGTACCGGAATCCAGAGCATCGCAATCATGCTGGGGGTTGCTGCTGCGGTTCCCACCAGCCTTTGGCAGAAAGTAAGTGCATTTCTGATAATCGCGCCTACGATATACTTCCTTAATCTTCTCAGGAATGTTTTCGTGATTATTGCCTATACGGACCAGTGGTTCCCCTTCGGGGCGGATATTGCGGGTAACGGGTCACCGGGATACGAGAGCTTTTTCTGGGCCCATAATGTTATTGCAGAACTCCTGGCGCTGGCGTGCCTCGTGGTAATTGCGTACGGCCTCTTTTCTATCATCCCGAAACTGGGAATTTTTGCAGATGACCTTTACTGTCTGTACCGGGATGAGGTAAAGAAGGCATTATGGTGA
- a CDS encoding PKD domain-containing protein has product MKHIKSGIILLALLLAAIMIVPVASAAGSCENAKDSGIASPYAYFLNAEFCSTSPGAYTVQFWDYSSGIPPVTSYSWNFGDGGTSTQANPSHVYSPGTYTVSLTVWNWFETDTTTKTNYVTVDSNGTVHIPVCL; this is encoded by the coding sequence ATGAAACACATAAAATCCGGTATCATCCTGCTGGCTCTGTTGCTGGCAGCGATAATGATTGTACCGGTTGCAAGCGCAGCCGGGTCATGCGAAAATGCAAAAGACTCAGGAATTGCATCTCCGTATGCATATTTCCTGAATGCGGAGTTCTGTTCCACATCTCCGGGGGCCTACACGGTGCAGTTCTGGGATTATTCCAGCGGGATTCCTCCTGTAACGAGTTATTCCTGGAACTTTGGAGACGGTGGAACCTCGACACAGGCAAACCCGTCCCATGTCTATTCGCCGGGGACCTATACGGTAAGCCTGACCGTATGGAACTGGTTTGAAACAGACACGACTACCAAAACAAATTACGTGACTGTGGACTCAAACGGGACGGTACATATTCCTGTCTGCCTTTAA